The following proteins come from a genomic window of Papaver somniferum cultivar HN1 unplaced genomic scaffold, ASM357369v1 unplaced-scaffold_65, whole genome shotgun sequence:
- the LOC113343771 gene encoding mannose-1-phosphate guanyltransferase alpha-like isoform X1 — MIGTSSEKVVAVIMVGGPKGNRFRPLSLHLPKPLFPLAGHPMIHHPITACKRIPNLAQIYLIGLFEEREFALYVSAISNELKVPVRYLREDKPHGSAGGLYNFKNLIMEDNPSEIVLLNFDVCCSFPLPNMLEAHKKYGGMGTLLVIKVSAESANLFGELVADPITKELLHYTEKPETFVSNEINCGVYVFTPHIFTVIEDVIMRRKDKANVLSASSFEDIQSAKDRSLPPEFVRLDQDILTPLAGKKQLYTYETLDFWEQIKTPGMSLKCSSLYLSHLRFTSPQLLANGNGTSSATIVGDVYVHPSAKIHSTAKIGPNVSISANARVGAGVRLINCIILDDVVIKENAIVVHSIVGWRSSIGKWSTVQAVGDYNAKLGITILGEAVTVDDEVVVTNSIVLPNETLSVSVQDEIIL, encoded by the exons ATGATAGGAACCTCATCTGAGAAAGTGGTTGCTGTGATCATGGTGGGTGGCCCAAAAG GTAATAGATTTAGACCATTGTCATTGCATCTTCCAAAGCCACTTTTTCCTTTAGCTGGACATCCTATGATTCATCATCCTATTACAGCTTGTAAAAGg ATACCTAATTTAGCACAAATCTACCTCATTGGGTTGTTTGAAGAGCGAGAATTCGCTTTATATGTATCGGCAATTTCTAATGAACTTAAAGTTCCAGTCAG GTACTTGAGGGAAGACAAACCACATGGTTCAGCTGGTGGGCTTTACAATTTCAAAAATTTGATCATGGAAGACAATCCG TCAGAAATCGTTCTGTTGAATTTTGATGTTTGCTGCAGTTTTCCATTACCAAACATGCTTG AAGCCCATAAAAAGTATGGTGGCATGGGGACACTCTTAGTGATCAAG GTGTCTGCTGAATCTGCCAACCTGTTCGGTGAGTTAGTAGCTGATCCCATCACAAAAGAGCTGTTGCATTACACGGAAAAACCTGAAACATTT GTTAGTAATGAAATAAATTGTGGTGTCTACGTATTTACACCACATATATTTACTGTTATCGAGGATGTTATCATGCGAAGGAAAGATAAAG CTAATGTGCTATCTGCTTCAAGTTTTGAAGACATCCAGTCTGCTAAAGA TAGGTCACTCCCTCCAGAATTTGTTAGACTTGATCAAGATATCCTTACACCTCTTGCTGGAAAGAAGCAGCTCTATACCtacgaaaccctagatttttgggAACAGATCAAAACTCCAGG AATGTCTTTGAAATGTTCTTCATTATATCTTTCTCACCTCCGATTCACCTCTCCCCAACTCTTGGCGAACGGGAATGGCACCTCAAGTGCTACCATTGTTGGCGATGTTTATGTCCACCCATCTGCAAAGATACATTCTACAGCGAAG ATCGGTCCAAACGTCTCAATTTCGGCTAATGCTCGAGTAGGAGCTGGGGTGAGACTCATCAATTGCatcattttagatgatgtagtaatCAAG GAAAATGCCATTGTTGTTCATTCAATTGTTGGGTGGAGATCATCTATTGGAAAATGGTCCACGGTCCAG GCTGTAGGGGACTACAATGCGAAACTTGGGATTACCATTCTCG GTGAAGCAGTTACTGTCGATGATGAAGTTGTTGTAACTAATAGTATTGTTCTTCCAAATGAGACCCTTAGTGTGAGTGTACAAGACGAAATCATTCTCTAA
- the LOC113343771 gene encoding mannose-1-phosphate guanyltransferase alpha-like isoform X2: MIGTSSEKVVAVIMVGGPKGNRFRPLSLHLPKPLFPLAGHPMIHHPITACKRIPNLAQIYLIGLFEEREFALYVSAISNELKVPVRYLREDKPHGSAGGLYNFKNLIMEDNPSEIVLLNFDVCCSFPLPNMLEAHKKYGGMGTLLVIKVSAESANLFGELVADPITKELLHYTEKPETFVSNEINCGVYVFTPHIFTVIEDVIMRRKDKANVLSASSFEDIQSAKESLPPEFVRLDQDILTPLAGKKQLYTYETLDFWEQIKTPGMSLKCSSLYLSHLRFTSPQLLANGNGTSSATIVGDVYVHPSAKIHSTAKIGPNVSISANARVGAGVRLINCIILDDVVIKENAIVVHSIVGWRSSIGKWSTVQAVGDYNAKLGITILGEAVTVDDEVVVTNSIVLPNETLSVSVQDEIIL, encoded by the exons ATGATAGGAACCTCATCTGAGAAAGTGGTTGCTGTGATCATGGTGGGTGGCCCAAAAG GTAATAGATTTAGACCATTGTCATTGCATCTTCCAAAGCCACTTTTTCCTTTAGCTGGACATCCTATGATTCATCATCCTATTACAGCTTGTAAAAGg ATACCTAATTTAGCACAAATCTACCTCATTGGGTTGTTTGAAGAGCGAGAATTCGCTTTATATGTATCGGCAATTTCTAATGAACTTAAAGTTCCAGTCAG GTACTTGAGGGAAGACAAACCACATGGTTCAGCTGGTGGGCTTTACAATTTCAAAAATTTGATCATGGAAGACAATCCG TCAGAAATCGTTCTGTTGAATTTTGATGTTTGCTGCAGTTTTCCATTACCAAACATGCTTG AAGCCCATAAAAAGTATGGTGGCATGGGGACACTCTTAGTGATCAAG GTGTCTGCTGAATCTGCCAACCTGTTCGGTGAGTTAGTAGCTGATCCCATCACAAAAGAGCTGTTGCATTACACGGAAAAACCTGAAACATTT GTTAGTAATGAAATAAATTGTGGTGTCTACGTATTTACACCACATATATTTACTGTTATCGAGGATGTTATCATGCGAAGGAAAGATAAAG CTAATGTGCTATCTGCTTCAAGTTTTGAAGACATCCAGTCTGCTAAAGA GTCACTCCCTCCAGAATTTGTTAGACTTGATCAAGATATCCTTACACCTCTTGCTGGAAAGAAGCAGCTCTATACCtacgaaaccctagatttttgggAACAGATCAAAACTCCAGG AATGTCTTTGAAATGTTCTTCATTATATCTTTCTCACCTCCGATTCACCTCTCCCCAACTCTTGGCGAACGGGAATGGCACCTCAAGTGCTACCATTGTTGGCGATGTTTATGTCCACCCATCTGCAAAGATACATTCTACAGCGAAG ATCGGTCCAAACGTCTCAATTTCGGCTAATGCTCGAGTAGGAGCTGGGGTGAGACTCATCAATTGCatcattttagatgatgtagtaatCAAG GAAAATGCCATTGTTGTTCATTCAATTGTTGGGTGGAGATCATCTATTGGAAAATGGTCCACGGTCCAG GCTGTAGGGGACTACAATGCGAAACTTGGGATTACCATTCTCG GTGAAGCAGTTACTGTCGATGATGAAGTTGTTGTAACTAATAGTATTGTTCTTCCAAATGAGACCCTTAGTGTGAGTGTACAAGACGAAATCATTCTCTAA